One window of the Arthrobacter sp. zg-Y919 genome contains the following:
- a CDS encoding immune inhibitor A domain-containing protein — MKIENRHRSFRSALVLAIGSAVVLSPVAAVAAPAKPVQAPGAFSGAPGAEGNAAKADDRSDPAADERRQLNQQAIEKVIRGEAPVQAKGGSKSVQVAPGQWAEYGLEDSDQILSFLIDFGDQVDPRFPAAGPGPQHNEIPQPNRAVDNSTYWEPDFDRQHYLDMFFDPQEESLKTLYEEMSSGRYTVDGDVSDWVTVPYNSASYGETESQEDMTRFVQDAADAWYDAQIAAGKSPAEIDAYLAGFDQWDRYDYNNNGNFDEADGYIDHFQAIHAGEGEEAGAPTSTIWAHRWSVGQAGTGTQGPGTNPFGGIRIGDSKVWIRDYTTEPENGGLGVFAHEYAHDLGLPDLYDTSGGENSTGFWTLMSSGSWLGHGNGTIGTTPNHMGAWEKLQLGWLDYDTAAAGAKSTHKLGPSYHATKKQQALVVTLPRDAAGNGRYYIAENRQYMSYDDTLRTGPYNFGWALSAPDRVEHYPYQDGLLVTYWNAGQRNNNTQQHPGAGLVLPVDSHPQTLRWSDGTIARNRIQSFDATFGKEATDPISLHRETAAGMTTLQAPARPGVPVFDDTNPNAYYDPANPQASVVVAGTGTKITVVNSNPKGMMTVRVN; from the coding sequence TTGAAAATCGAAAACAGGCACCGGAGTTTCCGGTCCGCATTGGTGCTCGCCATTGGCAGTGCCGTTGTCCTTTCCCCGGTCGCGGCTGTCGCCGCCCCGGCCAAGCCAGTGCAGGCGCCCGGAGCGTTCTCCGGTGCACCGGGAGCCGAGGGGAACGCCGCCAAAGCCGACGACCGTTCCGATCCGGCAGCCGATGAGCGGCGCCAGCTGAACCAGCAGGCCATCGAAAAGGTGATCCGCGGCGAAGCGCCCGTCCAGGCCAAGGGCGGTTCCAAGTCCGTGCAGGTGGCCCCGGGCCAGTGGGCCGAATACGGGCTGGAGGACAGCGACCAGATCCTGTCCTTCCTCATCGACTTCGGCGACCAGGTGGATCCGCGCTTCCCGGCTGCAGGGCCGGGACCCCAGCACAACGAGATCCCCCAGCCCAACCGTGCCGTAGACAACTCCACTTACTGGGAGCCGGACTTTGACCGGCAGCATTACCTGGACATGTTCTTCGATCCGCAGGAAGAGTCGCTGAAGACCCTGTATGAGGAAATGTCCAGCGGCCGCTACACCGTTGACGGCGATGTCAGCGACTGGGTCACGGTCCCCTACAACTCCGCCAGCTACGGTGAAACCGAGAGCCAGGAGGACATGACCCGCTTCGTGCAGGACGCGGCCGACGCCTGGTACGACGCGCAGATCGCTGCCGGAAAGAGTCCTGCGGAGATTGACGCCTACCTGGCCGGGTTCGACCAGTGGGACCGTTACGACTACAACAACAACGGCAACTTCGATGAAGCCGACGGCTACATCGACCACTTCCAGGCCATCCACGCGGGTGAAGGCGAGGAAGCCGGCGCTCCGACGTCGACCATCTGGGCACACCGCTGGTCCGTGGGACAGGCGGGCACCGGCACGCAGGGGCCGGGCACCAACCCGTTCGGTGGTATCCGGATCGGCGACTCGAAGGTCTGGATCCGGGACTACACCACGGAGCCGGAAAACGGCGGACTGGGCGTCTTCGCCCATGAGTACGCCCACGACCTCGGACTTCCGGACCTCTACGACACCAGCGGCGGGGAGAACAGCACCGGCTTCTGGACGCTGATGAGTTCCGGTTCCTGGCTGGGCCACGGCAACGGCACCATCGGCACCACACCCAACCACATGGGGGCCTGGGAAAAGCTGCAGCTCGGCTGGCTGGATTACGATACGGCCGCTGCGGGTGCGAAATCCACGCACAAGCTCGGCCCGTCCTACCATGCCACCAAGAAGCAGCAGGCACTGGTGGTCACGCTGCCCCGGGATGCCGCCGGCAACGGCCGCTACTACATCGCGGAGAACCGGCAGTACATGAGCTACGACGACACCCTGCGCACCGGTCCGTACAACTTTGGCTGGGCACTCAGCGCCCCGGACCGGGTGGAGCATTACCCATACCAGGATGGGCTGCTCGTGACCTACTGGAACGCCGGACAGCGGAACAACAATACCCAGCAGCATCCCGGTGCGGGCCTGGTCCTGCCTGTGGATTCACATCCGCAGACACTCCGGTGGTCCGACGGCACTATTGCGCGCAACCGGATCCAGAGCTTCGATGCCACCTTCGGCAAGGAAGCCACGGATCCGATTTCCCTGCACCGTGAAACTGCGGCCGGGATGACCACCCTCCAGGCACCGGCCCGTCCCGGCGTCCCGGTCTTCGATGACACCAATCCGAACGCCTACTACGACCCGGCCAATCCGCAGGCCAGCGTAGTGGTGGCGGGGACGGGCACGAAGATTACCGTCGTGAACAGTAATCCGAAGGGCATGATGACTGTTCGGGTGAACTAG
- a CDS encoding GNAT family N-acetyltransferase, translating into MTGLLRAAPISTDRFTLEPLDVHHAAEMVKVLAGTAIYKYIGGQAPTAQELQKRYAAQAPGVSPDGREAWLNWIIREQGRSIGFVQASVEPDGATAAVAWVVGDAFQGRGAATEAARAMVTWLRHRVPSVRITAFIHPENIASASVARNLGLTSTGRLNADGEEFWDDFTTTL; encoded by the coding sequence ATGACGGGTCTCCTCCGCGCCGCTCCGATCAGCACCGATCGCTTCACGCTGGAGCCTTTGGATGTGCACCATGCGGCGGAAATGGTGAAGGTGCTGGCCGGCACGGCCATTTACAAGTACATCGGCGGCCAGGCACCGACAGCTCAGGAGCTGCAGAAGCGGTACGCGGCACAAGCTCCTGGAGTCTCACCGGACGGCCGTGAGGCGTGGCTTAACTGGATTATCCGTGAACAGGGCAGAAGTATCGGATTTGTCCAGGCCTCAGTGGAACCGGACGGGGCGACGGCGGCCGTTGCGTGGGTGGTGGGTGATGCGTTCCAGGGACGGGGTGCTGCCACCGAGGCGGCCCGCGCAATGGTCACCTGGCTGCGGCACCGCGTACCGTCGGTCCGGATCACGGCATTCATCCATCCGGAAAACATTGCCTCGGCTTCGGTCGCCCGCAACCTCGGCCTCACGTCAACCGGCCGTCTCAACGCCGACGGCGAAGAATTCTGGGATGACTTCACCACAACGCTTTAA
- a CDS encoding GNAT family N-acetyltransferase → MLSEPFPATQLLHGVRLKTADLSDADALAAAYQRNRSYLAPWEPLREDTFFTPAGQREVLRAKLVQHAAGTEVPWVLVHEERIIGTITLTGIVGGPFQSANLGYWVDGDYAGRGIGTAAVAAVVELSRSELGLHRVQAATLLDNAASQKVLSRSGFERIGMAPDYLRIAGKWQDHLLFQRIL, encoded by the coding sequence GTGCTTAGCGAACCGTTCCCCGCCACCCAGTTGCTGCACGGCGTCCGCCTCAAGACCGCGGACCTGTCCGACGCCGATGCCCTCGCCGCCGCGTACCAGCGGAACAGGAGCTATCTGGCGCCTTGGGAACCACTCCGGGAGGACACGTTCTTCACCCCCGCGGGCCAGCGTGAGGTTCTGCGGGCAAAGCTCGTCCAGCATGCAGCGGGTACGGAGGTTCCCTGGGTCCTGGTCCACGAGGAGCGGATCATCGGCACGATTACCCTTACCGGGATAGTTGGGGGTCCCTTCCAGTCGGCCAACCTTGGGTACTGGGTCGACGGCGACTACGCGGGCCGGGGGATCGGCACAGCCGCGGTGGCCGCCGTCGTGGAACTGTCCCGCAGCGAACTGGGACTGCACCGGGTCCAGGCCGCCACCCTGTTGGACAACGCCGCGTCGCAGAAGGTCCTTTCCCGTTCCGGCTTTGAGCGGATAGGCATGGCACCGGACTACCTCCGCATCGCCGGGAAGTGGCAGGACCACCTTCTCTTCCAACGGATCCTTTAG
- a CDS encoding PGPGW domain-containing protein, protein MMTTEQIPPWLRRTGIEVAGWSLVVLGLAALVLPGPGLLMVVAGLAVLSLRYHWAHRWLHPVKERAFRAAAQQVQTVPRIIATVCGGLLVIAAGVIWGLWRQVPNWWPLQDSWWLPGGWVTGGTLIGSGCIGLALIVYSYIRFRGPGSSPHS, encoded by the coding sequence ATGATGACGACGGAACAGATCCCGCCATGGCTGCGCCGCACCGGCATTGAGGTGGCGGGGTGGTCCCTGGTCGTTCTGGGCCTGGCTGCCCTGGTACTCCCCGGGCCCGGATTGCTGATGGTTGTTGCCGGGCTGGCTGTGCTGTCCCTGCGCTATCACTGGGCACACCGCTGGCTGCATCCGGTCAAGGAACGTGCCTTCCGGGCAGCCGCCCAGCAAGTGCAGACCGTGCCGCGGATCATCGCCACCGTCTGCGGCGGTCTGCTTGTGATCGCGGCCGGCGTGATCTGGGGGCTCTGGCGGCAGGTGCCAAACTGGTGGCCCCTGCAGGATTCCTGGTGGCTGCCCGGCGGCTGGGTCACTGGTGGGACCCTTATCGGGTCCGGCTGCATCGGCCTGGCACTGATCGTCTACAGCTACATACGCTTCCGCGGCCCGGGCTCGTCCCCGCACAGCTAA
- the uvrA gene encoding excinuclease ABC subunit UvrA, which produces MSSAKTSPESAPNLHASGMVRVRGAQENNLRNVDVDIPRDAIVAFTGVSGSGKSSLAFGTIYAEAQRRYFESVAPYARRLLAQGSNPKVEEIAGLPPAVALQQRRGAPSSRSTVGTLTTLSNSMRMLFSRGGTYPADAEPGSLDSDAFSPNTAAGACRECSGLGIAHTVTEDSLVPDPSLSIRDGAIAAWPGAWQGKNLRDILIQLGYDVDVPWNKLSRKDRDWILFTEEQPVVMITPQRDRVAKPYKGRFWSAKSYVMHTLADSGSAQMRERVLAYMVSGPCPVCGGAGLRPEALAVTFAGRNIAELNGATLAELAEIIRPTAELKSAGTASRAAASNEDTEVAVTITRDLLGRLEVLIGLGLGYLSLSRATPTLSPGEMQRLRIATQLRSGLFGVIYVLDEPSAGLHPADAEPLLTVLQELKEAGNSVFVVEHNMDVVRSAEWIVDVGPQAGDGGGTVLYSGPVEGLAEVEESATRPFLFGEAETAKPARRTPDQWLSLKGITRHNLRGLDAEIPLGVFTAVTGVSGSGKSTLVSQVLAETVGRQINGVPTEPEDPEAPEDTDPGAHVRSIAGLEHLDRLVRVDQRPIGRTPRSNLATYTGLFDAVRKLYAGTDEARARGYNAGRFSFNVTGGRCETCQGEGFLAVELLFLPGTYGPCPVCHGARYNEETLEVTYRGKSIADVLGMRVETAAEFLADVPAASRSLQTLLDVGLGYLRLGQPATELSGGEAQRIKLATELQRARRGSTLFLLDEPTTGLHPQDVQLLLRQLNRLVDAGNTVVVVEHSMNVVASADWVIDMGPSGGEEGGRIICAGTADDVAACDASRTAPYLSAALKQLR; this is translated from the coding sequence ATGAGTAGCGCGAAAACTTCCCCGGAATCTGCCCCTAATCTGCACGCCAGCGGCATGGTGCGCGTCCGCGGAGCGCAGGAGAACAACCTGCGCAATGTCGACGTCGACATCCCGCGCGACGCGATTGTCGCCTTCACCGGGGTGTCCGGTTCCGGTAAATCCTCGCTGGCCTTCGGCACCATCTACGCCGAGGCGCAGCGCCGCTACTTCGAGTCGGTGGCCCCGTACGCACGCCGGCTGCTGGCCCAGGGGTCCAACCCGAAGGTGGAGGAAATCGCCGGCCTGCCGCCCGCCGTCGCACTCCAGCAGCGCCGTGGAGCCCCCAGCTCGCGCTCCACCGTCGGCACGCTCACCACTCTTTCCAATTCCATGCGGATGCTCTTCTCCCGCGGCGGCACCTATCCGGCCGACGCCGAACCGGGCAGCCTCGACTCCGATGCGTTCTCGCCCAACACTGCCGCCGGCGCCTGCCGCGAGTGTTCCGGACTCGGTATCGCCCACACCGTCACCGAGGACTCCCTGGTTCCCGATCCCAGCCTCAGCATCCGGGACGGTGCCATTGCGGCCTGGCCCGGCGCCTGGCAGGGCAAGAACCTGCGCGACATCCTCATCCAGCTCGGCTACGACGTCGATGTGCCCTGGAACAAGCTGTCCAGGAAGGACCGCGACTGGATCCTGTTCACCGAAGAACAGCCGGTGGTGATGATTACCCCGCAGCGTGACCGCGTGGCCAAACCGTACAAGGGACGGTTCTGGAGCGCCAAGAGCTACGTCATGCACACGCTCGCCGATTCGGGCAGCGCCCAGATGCGCGAACGCGTCCTGGCCTATATGGTTTCCGGCCCGTGCCCGGTGTGCGGGGGAGCAGGCCTGCGCCCCGAGGCCCTCGCGGTGACGTTCGCCGGCCGGAACATCGCCGAGCTGAACGGAGCCACGCTGGCGGAGCTGGCCGAGATCATCCGGCCGACGGCGGAACTGAAGTCGGCGGGCACCGCCTCCCGCGCCGCGGCGTCGAACGAAGACACCGAAGTGGCCGTGACCATCACCCGGGACCTGCTGGGCCGGTTGGAGGTGCTGATCGGACTGGGACTGGGCTATCTGAGCCTCTCCCGGGCCACGCCTACCCTCTCTCCCGGGGAAATGCAGCGCCTGCGCATCGCCACGCAGCTGCGCTCGGGCCTGTTCGGAGTCATCTACGTTCTGGACGAGCCCTCCGCGGGGCTGCACCCGGCCGACGCCGAGCCGCTGCTGACCGTGCTGCAGGAACTCAAGGAGGCCGGCAACTCCGTGTTCGTCGTGGAGCACAACATGGACGTGGTGCGCAGCGCCGAATGGATCGTCGACGTAGGTCCGCAGGCCGGCGACGGCGGCGGAACCGTGCTCTACAGCGGGCCGGTCGAGGGCCTGGCCGAGGTCGAGGAGAGCGCCACCCGTCCGTTCCTGTTCGGGGAAGCGGAGACGGCGAAGCCCGCCCGGCGCACCCCCGACCAGTGGCTGAGCCTGAAGGGCATCACCCGGCACAACCTGCGCGGCCTGGACGCCGAGATTCCGTTGGGCGTCTTCACTGCGGTCACCGGTGTGTCCGGCTCCGGCAAGTCCACCCTGGTCAGCCAGGTCCTGGCCGAAACCGTGGGCCGCCAGATTAACGGCGTGCCGACCGAACCCGAGGACCCCGAGGCACCCGAAGACACCGACCCCGGGGCGCATGTACGCAGCATCGCCGGACTGGAGCACCTGGACCGGCTGGTCCGGGTGGACCAGCGGCCCATCGGCCGCACCCCGCGCTCCAACCTGGCCACCTACACCGGCCTCTTCGACGCCGTCCGTAAGCTCTACGCCGGCACCGACGAAGCCCGCGCCCGCGGCTACAACGCCGGCCGGTTCTCCTTCAACGTGACCGGCGGCCGCTGCGAGACCTGCCAGGGCGAAGGTTTCCTCGCCGTCGAACTCCTGTTCCTGCCCGGCACCTACGGGCCGTGCCCGGTCTGCCACGGCGCCCGCTACAACGAGGAAACCCTCGAAGTCACCTACCGCGGCAAGAGCATCGCCGATGTGCTCGGAATGCGGGTGGAGACCGCAGCCGAGTTCCTGGCCGATGTGCCGGCGGCGTCGCGGAGCCTGCAGACGCTGCTCGACGTCGGGCTGGGTTACCTCCGCCTGGGCCAGCCCGCCACCGAACTCTCCGGCGGCGAGGCACAGCGGATCAAGCTTGCCACCGAACTGCAGCGCGCCCGCCGCGGCTCCACACTGTTCCTGCTGGACGAGCCGACCACCGGCCTGCACCCGCAGGACGTGCAGCTGCTGCTGCGCCAGCTGAACCGGCTGGTGGATGCCGGAAACACCGTGGTGGTGGTGGAGCATTCCATGAACGTGGTTGCGTCCGCGGACTGGGTCATCGACATGGGACCCTCCGGCGGCGAGGAAGGCGGCCGGATTATCTGCGCCGGCACCGCCGACGACGTCGCGGCCTGCGACGCCAGCCGGACGGCACCGTATCTTTCGGCCGCGCTCAAGCAGCTTCGGTAA
- a CDS encoding alpha/beta hydrolase fold domain-containing protein encodes MDTVADPQLAAWLQEVRRGEAEEPSLERIRQLRLPRPRPAGPDVDQVRDVLVPSHVPVPCRLYRSSTEPQPVTVFVHGGGFVFGGLESHDRLCRRLALLAGTAVLAVDYRLAPEHPAPAAVDDVAAVLAWVAGGPGELGPVLPGTGLAGDSSGGLIAFLAARRLAGTPSQPVLLFLAYPNADLTLSLPSARAKGEGWGLSVRDLSFYLSQWVPDPSPGALAEFSPVHGFSVPGPASAVPTILATAEHDPLRDEGKLLADALAAAGGDVEYVPHAGLVHGFLTLDTVSPAALEAGNALLIRYGARLGSTVPGKKGRVPKAAAHARGGKQAYRLAPRGKPR; translated from the coding sequence ATGGATACTGTCGCCGATCCCCAGCTGGCCGCCTGGCTGCAGGAGGTCCGCCGCGGTGAGGCGGAGGAGCCGTCACTGGAACGGATCCGGCAGCTGCGCCTGCCGCGTCCACGTCCGGCCGGTCCCGATGTGGACCAGGTGCGGGACGTGCTGGTTCCCTCGCACGTTCCGGTGCCGTGCCGGCTGTACCGCTCCAGCACAGAGCCCCAGCCCGTGACGGTGTTTGTCCACGGCGGGGGATTTGTGTTCGGCGGCCTGGAATCACACGACCGGCTGTGCCGGCGGCTGGCCCTGCTGGCCGGAACAGCCGTTCTCGCTGTGGATTACCGGCTGGCGCCCGAGCATCCGGCCCCGGCAGCGGTGGACGACGTCGCTGCGGTGCTGGCCTGGGTGGCCGGAGGACCGGGAGAGCTGGGGCCGGTGCTGCCGGGTACCGGTCTGGCCGGCGACAGTTCCGGGGGACTCATTGCGTTTCTCGCAGCGCGCCGGCTGGCCGGCACGCCGTCCCAGCCGGTGCTGCTGTTCCTGGCCTATCCGAATGCCGATCTGACCCTCAGCCTGCCCAGCGCCCGGGCCAAGGGCGAAGGATGGGGGTTGTCGGTGCGGGACCTGTCCTTTTACCTCTCCCAATGGGTTCCGGATCCCTCGCCCGGGGCCTTGGCGGAGTTCAGCCCGGTGCACGGATTCTCCGTCCCTGGCCCAGCGTCGGCAGTGCCAACCATTCTGGCTACTGCCGAACACGATCCCCTGCGGGACGAGGGAAAGCTGCTGGCCGATGCGCTGGCTGCGGCAGGAGGGGACGTCGAGTACGTTCCCCACGCCGGCCTCGTCCACGGCTTCCTGACGCTGGATACCGTGTCGCCGGCGGCCCTTGAGGCGGGAAATGCACTGCTCATCCGCTACGGCGCCCGGCTGGGCAGTACTGTCCCGGGAAAGAAAGGCAGGGTCCCAAAGGCGGCAGCTCACGCTCGTGGCGGAAAGCAGGCTTACCGTTTAGCTCCGCGGGGGAAGCCTCGGTAA
- a CDS encoding acetyl-CoA C-acyltransferase, with product MSPQSRSRQIRDVVFVDGVRTPFGKAGEKGIYAGMRADDLVVKCIRELMRRNPSLPPERIDEVAIAATTQSGDQGMTIGRTAALLAGLPRTVPGFAIDRMCAGAMTAVTTTASGIGFGAYDVVIAGGVEHMGNHPMGKDADPNPRFMTERLVDPAALNMGNTAENLHDRFPHITKDRTDAYAAASQEKLAKAYAGNSIQPDLVPVATKKPGTGWTLNTVDEPPRPGTTVEDLAQLRTPFRAHGRVTAGNAAGLNDGATTALLASAEAAEELGLGVKMRLVGYAFAGVEPEVMGYGPVPATEKVLEQTGLSIEDIGLFEINEAFAIQVLAFLDHFGIADDDPRVNRYGGAIAVGHPLASSGVRLMNQLARQFEEDPTVRYGMTTMCIGLGMGATVIWENPNHPDYNTDSTEATK from the coding sequence GTGAGCCCACAAAGCCGATCGCGGCAGATCAGGGACGTAGTTTTCGTTGACGGAGTGCGGACCCCGTTCGGCAAAGCCGGCGAAAAGGGTATCTACGCCGGCATGCGGGCTGATGACCTGGTGGTCAAGTGCATCCGCGAGCTGATGCGCCGCAACCCCTCCCTTCCTCCGGAACGCATTGACGAAGTGGCCATTGCCGCCACCACCCAGTCCGGCGACCAGGGCATGACCATCGGGCGCACCGCCGCACTCCTGGCCGGCCTGCCGCGCACCGTGCCCGGCTTCGCCATCGACCGCATGTGCGCCGGCGCCATGACGGCCGTGACCACCACCGCTTCCGGCATCGGCTTCGGCGCCTACGACGTCGTCATCGCCGGCGGCGTGGAGCACATGGGCAACCACCCGATGGGCAAGGACGCCGATCCGAACCCGCGCTTCATGACCGAGCGTCTGGTGGACCCCGCTGCCCTGAACATGGGCAACACCGCCGAGAACCTGCACGACCGGTTCCCGCACATCACCAAGGACCGCACTGACGCGTACGCCGCCGCCAGCCAGGAGAAGCTGGCCAAGGCCTACGCCGGCAACTCCATCCAGCCGGACCTGGTGCCCGTGGCCACGAAGAAGCCCGGCACGGGCTGGACCCTGAACACCGTGGATGAGCCCCCGCGGCCCGGCACCACCGTCGAGGACCTCGCGCAGCTGCGCACTCCGTTCCGTGCACACGGCCGGGTCACCGCCGGCAACGCCGCAGGCCTGAACGACGGCGCCACCACGGCGCTGCTGGCCTCCGCCGAAGCAGCCGAGGAACTTGGCCTGGGCGTCAAGATGCGCCTGGTCGGCTACGCCTTCGCCGGCGTCGAGCCCGAGGTCATGGGCTACGGCCCGGTCCCCGCCACCGAGAAGGTGCTGGAGCAGACCGGACTGTCCATCGAAGACATCGGCCTGTTTGAAATCAACGAGGCGTTCGCCATCCAGGTGCTGGCCTTCCTGGACCACTTCGGCATCGCCGACGACGATCCCCGTGTGAACCGCTACGGCGGCGCAATCGCCGTCGGCCACCCGCTGGCCTCCTCGGGCGTACGCCTGATGAACCAGCTGGCCCGCCAGTTCGAGGAAGACCCGACCGTCCGCTACGGCATGACCACCATGTGCATTGGCCTGGGCATGGGCGCGACCGTCATCTGGGAAAACCCGAACCACCCCGACTACAACACCGATTCCACGGAGGCCACGAAGTAA
- a CDS encoding 3-hydroxyacyl-CoA dehydrogenase NAD-binding domain-containing protein — MSAPDYQRLAGLFPTEVVTHSYVSDIQLPGNQGTFALITLDNDVDHSRPTTLGPNTLLELGTKLDELKARADRGEIVGVGVTGKPFYLVAGADLSAVKSISEYEDGVAMAHLGHDVYAKLGNLGVPSFAFINGVALGGGLEIALQSDYRTVSTGAGALSLPEAFIGLVPGWGGVYLLPRLIGPENAVKVMIENPLSNNRTLSGKAAFDLGIADALFEPADFLEQSLAWASRVISGQEQVARPNAVEPADAGDAWDAAVAKGRAFVEAKTSNAAPAPALVLDLLEKGKTWTREESRDAECKALAELMQTPQFRSTVYAFLDLVQKRGKRPAGAPDKKLARPVTKVGVVGAGLMASQLALLFARQLKVPVVMTDIDQARVDKGVGYVHAEVDKLLAKKRISPDAANRTKALVTGSVSKEAFSDADFVIEAVFEEISVKKQVFAEVEAVVSPECILATNTSSLSVTEMAADLQHPERVVGFHFFNPVAVMPLLEIVRAPKTDDAVLATAFVLAKQLKKTAVLVKDAAAFVVNRILGRMFGEITMVFDEGTDAATADNALRPMGLPMSPFTLLALVGLPVGQHVQESLHSAFGERFWLSKNSQKIIDAGIKSLWQKDENGNAYIPEETLAMLDFGTTPSTSEEVLRRTQDALAEEIGLMLEEGVVAGPEDIDLCMILGAGWPMHLGGITPYLDRVGASERVNGKKFHEAAVAAPA, encoded by the coding sequence ATGTCTGCTCCTGACTACCAGCGCCTCGCGGGACTGTTCCCCACCGAGGTCGTCACCCACTCCTACGTCTCCGACATCCAGCTGCCGGGCAACCAGGGCACCTTTGCGCTGATCACCCTGGACAACGACGTCGACCATTCCCGTCCCACCACGCTCGGGCCCAACACCCTGCTGGAGCTGGGAACGAAGCTCGACGAGCTCAAGGCCCGCGCGGACCGCGGCGAGATCGTCGGCGTCGGCGTCACCGGCAAGCCGTTCTACCTGGTTGCCGGCGCGGACCTTTCGGCCGTGAAGTCGATCTCCGAGTATGAAGACGGCGTGGCAATGGCCCACCTCGGCCACGACGTCTACGCCAAGCTCGGCAACCTGGGCGTCCCCAGCTTCGCGTTCATCAACGGCGTTGCCCTCGGCGGCGGCCTCGAGATCGCCCTGCAGTCCGACTACCGCACCGTGTCCACCGGCGCCGGCGCGCTCTCGCTGCCGGAAGCCTTCATCGGCCTGGTACCCGGCTGGGGCGGCGTTTACCTGCTGCCGCGCCTCATCGGTCCCGAGAACGCCGTGAAGGTGATGATCGAGAACCCGCTGAGCAACAACCGGACGCTTTCCGGCAAGGCCGCCTTCGATTTGGGTATCGCCGATGCGTTGTTTGAACCGGCGGATTTCCTGGAGCAGTCCCTCGCCTGGGCCTCCCGCGTGATCAGCGGCCAGGAGCAGGTAGCCCGGCCCAACGCCGTCGAACCCGCCGACGCCGGCGATGCGTGGGACGCCGCCGTCGCCAAGGGGCGTGCCTTTGTGGAGGCCAAGACCTCCAACGCGGCCCCCGCTCCGGCCCTGGTCCTGGACCTGCTTGAAAAGGGCAAGACCTGGACCCGGGAGGAATCCCGTGACGCCGAGTGCAAAGCCCTGGCCGAACTGATGCAGACCCCGCAGTTCCGCTCCACGGTCTATGCGTTCCTGGACCTGGTCCAGAAGCGCGGCAAGCGTCCGGCCGGTGCGCCGGATAAGAAGCTGGCGCGCCCGGTCACCAAGGTGGGCGTCGTCGGCGCCGGCCTGATGGCCAGCCAGCTGGCCCTGCTCTTCGCCCGCCAGCTCAAGGTGCCCGTCGTCATGACGGACATCGACCAGGCGCGCGTGGACAAGGGCGTGGGCTACGTGCACGCCGAGGTGGATAAGCTCCTGGCCAAGAAGCGCATCTCCCCCGACGCCGCCAACCGCACCAAGGCCCTGGTTACCGGCTCGGTGTCCAAGGAAGCGTTCTCCGACGCCGACTTCGTCATTGAGGCCGTGTTCGAGGAAATTTCCGTGAAGAAGCAGGTGTTCGCCGAGGTGGAGGCTGTGGTCTCCCCCGAGTGCATCCTGGCCACCAACACCTCGTCGCTCTCCGTCACCGAAATGGCGGCGGACCTGCAGCACCCCGAGCGTGTGGTGGGCTTCCACTTCTTCAACCCGGTGGCCGTGATGCCGCTGCTGGAAATCGTGCGTGCGCCCAAAACCGACGACGCCGTGCTGGCCACCGCGTTTGTGCTGGCCAAGCAGCTGAAGAAGACCGCCGTGCTGGTCAAGGATGCCGCCGCGTTCGTGGTGAACCGCATCCTGGGCCGCATGTTCGGCGAGATCACCATGGTCTTCGACGAGGGCACCGACGCCGCCACGGCGGACAACGCGCTGCGCCCGATGGGCCTGCCGATGTCTCCGTTCACCCTGCTTGCCCTCGTGGGCCTGCCGGTGGGCCAGCACGTGCAGGAATCCCTGCATTCGGCCTTCGGTGAGCGGTTCTGGCTCTCGAAGAACTCGCAGAAGATCATCGACGCCGGCATCAAGTCCCTGTGGCAGAAGGACGAGAACGGCAACGCCTACATCCCCGAAGAAACCCTGGCGATGCTGGACTTCGGCACCACGCCTTCCACCTCCGAGGAAGTCCTGCGCCGCACGCAGGATGCCCTGGCCGAGGAAATCGGACTCATGCTCGAAGAAGGCGTCGTGGCAGGTCCCGAGGACATCGACCTGTGCATGATTCTCGGTGCCGGCTGGCCGATGCACCTGGGCGGCATCACGCCGTACCTGGACCGCGTCGGTGCATCCGAGCGCGTGAACGGCAAGAAGTTCCATGAGGCGGCTGTGGCTGCACCGGCCTAG
- a CDS encoding DUF4287 domain-containing protein → MSFQAYLDAIEEKTGLTPRQLVDIAETKGFTGGNVKAAEVLEWLKTDYAIGRGHGMALVHVIKNGPQIDTKHVGTTGTHRDDSDTLWLDGKATNPA, encoded by the coding sequence ATGTCCTTCCAGGCCTATCTTGATGCCATCGAAGAAAAAACGGGACTAACTCCCCGCCAACTCGTGGATATCGCCGAAACAAAAGGTTTCACCGGCGGAAACGTCAAAGCTGCGGAAGTCCTTGAATGGCTCAAGACCGACTACGCCATCGGACGCGGACACGGGATGGCCCTGGTCCATGTCATAAAGAACGGCCCTCAAATAGACACGAAACACGTCGGCACCACGGGAACGCACCGGGACGACTCGGACACCCTGTGGCTGGACGGCAAAGCAACCAATCCCGCCTAA